One genomic window of Streptomonospora nanhaiensis includes the following:
- a CDS encoding CGNR zinc finger domain-containing protein translates to MAAGILLTSPQGQRHRFDAGTLFLEILLTGGPGPYERYEILHSPADLAAWLPRSRLGAPVRLAPAHLRISPMELREVKRLRDTLHPLARDLAAGRPARPEHLRALNDAAGAAPRPRIDPATRARAWELPISGTQALGALARDAIDVVASPRAGRVRECAAADCLLLFLDTSRPGNRRWCSMERCGNRHKVAAHRGRARGATRPSGP, encoded by the coding sequence ATGGCCGCGGGCATACTCCTCACCTCCCCCCAAGGGCAGCGCCACCGCTTCGACGCCGGCACGCTGTTCCTGGAGATCCTGCTCACCGGGGGCCCGGGCCCCTACGAGCGCTACGAGATCCTGCACAGCCCCGCCGACCTCGCCGCCTGGCTGCCCCGCAGCCGCCTGGGCGCCCCGGTGCGCCTGGCACCGGCCCACCTGCGCATCAGCCCCATGGAGCTGCGCGAGGTCAAGCGGCTGCGCGACACCCTGCACCCGCTGGCGCGCGACCTGGCCGCGGGCCGCCCGGCGCGCCCCGAACACCTGCGCGCCCTCAACGACGCCGCCGGGGCCGCCCCCCGCCCCCGCATCGACCCGGCCACCCGCGCCCGCGCCTGGGAGCTGCCCATCAGCGGCACCCAGGCGCTGGGCGCGCTGGCGCGCGACGCCATCGACGTGGTGGCCTCCCCGCGGGCCGGCCGCGTGCGCGAGTGCGCCGCGGCCGACTGCCTCCTGCTGTTCCTGGACACCTCGCGCCCGGGCAACCGGCGGTGGTGCTCGATGGAGCGCTGCGGCAACCGGCACAAGGTCGCCGCCCACCGCGGCCGCGCCCGCGGCGCCACCCGCCCGAGCGGCCCCTAG